AAGGTTGCAGAATCGCAAGAAGAAGCTGGTTAGCAAGGCAACTAAACAGCAGCTGGAATTACTGGCTGCTGTTTTTTTGTGTCGTTTACTTGTAAAACTTGCCAGTGAAAGTTTTAAGTGGTAAACTTTAAAAGAATTTCTGAATTTAATAGTTATAATAATAAATTAATGGAAGTGAACTTTTGCAATGAAAACAAAAAAAATTGTATACTATGGCGTACTTACGTCTTTAGGAATAGCTCTTCATATCCTGGAAGGTATGATTCCTAATCCTTTTGTAGGGATTGTACCAGGAGCTAAAATTGGATTGGCAAACATTATTGCATTAATTTCGTTGAAGTTACTTGGTCTAAAGTTTGCTATGGCCGTTAACTTAATGCGAGTATTGATTGCAGGATTGTTGACAGGTGCCGTCACTTCAATGCTCTATGGATTTGCGGGTGCTTTTTTTAGTACACTAGCAATGTGGGTAGCTTTATATTTTTTTAGTAACTACTTTAGTTTGATTGGAGTGAGTTTGCTGGGAGCTTTGGCGCATAATATTGCTCAATTAAGTGTTGCGAGCCTTATTATTCAAAATCCTCGTATCTTTATATACTTACCTGTGATGATGTTTTCTAGCATATTTACCGGTTTTTTTATTGGCCTTGCTGCATTTTTTGTATTAGAAA
This genomic interval from Tindallia magadiensis contains the following:
- a CDS encoding Gx transporter family protein; its protein translation is MKTKKIVYYGVLTSLGIALHILEGMIPNPFVGIVPGAKIGLANIIALISLKLLGLKFAMAVNLMRVLIAGLLTGAVTSMLYGFAGAFFSTLAMWVALYFFSNYFSLIGVSLLGALAHNIAQLSVASLIIQNPRIFIYLPVMMFSSIFTGFFIGLAAFFVLEKISFHFKDTSYNII